A window from Branchiostoma floridae strain S238N-H82 chromosome 16, Bfl_VNyyK, whole genome shotgun sequence encodes these proteins:
- the LOC118403167 gene encoding uncharacterized protein LOC118403167, whose product MNSSKWWGNLWGKSKSKKQYKKAFSSGAPPETEGEDVDDAQDGGKRRNGSWDNLDAGDLDLQKVSPTNNKDVSRTMQGRIRSKVNPHLADSSNKIIRKSDSCPFRRNVGISNSGRFKEHKYRMGVFDRPDFFSDPSSNSSERQDRGSPRMGTRSPRREAKLPPAPLVTDL is encoded by the coding sequence ATGAACTCCTCGAAGTGGTGGGGAAACCTGTGGGGCAAGTCCAAGTCCAAGAAGCAGTACAAGAAAGCTTTCTCCTCCGGAGCACCTCCCGAGACTGAAGGAGAAGACGTAGACGACGCCCAAGACGGCGGAAAACGCCGCAACGGCTCCTGGGACAACCTTGACGCcggtgaccttgaccttcagaAGGTCAGCCCGACCAACAACAAGGACGTCAGCCGGACCATGCAGGGCAGgatcaggtcaaaggtcaatccTCATCTTGCAGACAGCTCGAACAAGATCATAAGGAAGTCGGACAGTTGTCCGTTTAGAAGGAACGTCGGGATCTCAAACTCCGGGCGGTTTAAGGAGCACAAGTACCGCATGGGCGTCTTCGACAGGCCGGACTTCTTTAGTGACCCCAGTAGCAACTCCTCCGAGAGACAAGACAGAGGGTCACCTAGGATGGGTACTCGGTCGCCGAGAAGGGAAGCCAAGCTACCACCGGCTCCCCTGGTGACTGACTTGTGA